Within Candidatus Equadaptatus faecalis, the genomic segment CCAACAAGCAAAGCTATCACTTTATCCGGCGCACCAGCGACAGGATATGTAAAGAGCATGGGCTATCCGTCGTCGTACCGGGACAGGACAAGGGAAAAAGCTATGCAGAATACACCGCCGAAAAGCAAGGGACAAGCTACAAAGCAAAGCTGAAAACGGCGATAGATACTCTCATTCCCCAAGTGAAAGATTTTGACGAACTGCTGCGCCGCTTGCAGGAAATGGGGTATGAAATCAAACAGGGCAAATACATTTCCTTTCGCGCTGCCGGACAGGAACGGTTTACCCGCACAAAGACGCTCGGCGCGGCCTATACGGAAGAAGCGATAAAGGAGCGTATCAAGGGCGTGTATGTTGCCAAAACAAAAACGCTGCGGGAAGATAAGAAAATCCGGCTTGTCGTCGATCTTGAAAACAGTATCAAAGCCCAACAGTCGGCGGGCTATGAACGGTGGGCAAAAATCCATAATCTGAAACAGGCTGCTAAAAGCATGAACTTCCTAACCGAAAACAAGATTGAGTATTATAGCGAACTTGAAAGCAAGATAGCCGATATTATGACCGCTCATGACGCGGCGGCAAAGGCGGTTAAGGAAGTGGAACAGCGTATGTCTGATTTGTCGCTGCTTATCAAGCACACCACCACATACCGACAGTTAAAACCGATTTACGATGAATACCGAAAATCGCCGGACAAGGAAAAGTATCTGCGGGGGCATGAAAGCGAAATTATCCTGTTTGAAGCTGCGGCAAGGGCATTAAAGGAAATGCAGATAAAGAAGCTGCCCGATCTCGCCGCGCTGCGCAAGGAGTATAGAAGCTTAAACGACAGGAAAACCAAATTGTATGAAGATTATCGGCAAGCCAAGAAGCAAATGCAGGAATACGGCGTTGTCAAAAAGAACGTCGATAGTATTCTTTACCCGTCCCAAAGCAGGGCGCGGGAGCAGGAGCGATAAGGCGCAAAACATGGGGTGGCAAGTGGAATGTTAAGGGCTGAAAACGCCTGTGTTTCTGCGGCTTCCAGCGCATGAAAACGACATAGACGATAAAGTATATTCAAACCCGCAAAAACGGCTTTCTAATTGTCCACGCAAGGACAAAAAAAGAACAGGGGCGCGGTGCCGGAAATCGGCAACCGCGCCCCTGTTCTCTATGGGCTATTCCTCGTCGGTCATGGAAATTCCCCTTTCTGAATAATAGTGCGGGGCGGTGGCACTTCTTGCTGTCGCCCCTTGATTGCCTACCAGCAAAGGCGGGCGGGGCTGTC encodes:
- a CDS encoding relaxase/mobilization nuclease domain-containing protein yields the protein MAVTKTHPIKSTLKAAIDYILNPEKTDGKLLASSFGCGLETADIEFAWTREAAGDRGTHLGRHLIQSFAVGETTPEEAHKIGMELAGAVLGGKYEFVLTTHVDKDHLHNHLIFNAVSFVDYKKYHSNKQSYHFIRRTSDRICKEHGLSVVVPGQDKGKSYAEYTAEKQGTSYKAKLKTAIDTLIPQVKDFDELLRRLQEMGYEIKQGKYISFRAAGQERFTRTKTLGAAYTEEAIKERIKGVYVAKTKTLREDKKIRLVVDLENSIKAQQSAGYERWAKIHNLKQAAKSMNFLTENKIEYYSELESKIADIMTAHDAAAKAVKEVEQRMSDLSLLIKHTTTYRQLKPIYDEYRKSPDKEKYLRGHESEIILFEAAARALKEMQIKKLPDLAALRKEYRSLNDRKTKLYEDYRQAKKQMQEYGVVKKNVDSILYPSQSRAREQER